One window from the genome of Chloroflexota bacterium encodes:
- a CDS encoding type IV secretory system conjugative DNA transfer family protein: INLLDAHVFADRDRTADSVVRVARGLWEQWGPRMQSILEHTVKTLHEANAHPDTDARDQHTILDGLRLLSDAKFRGQVLARVDDPYLLDWWARDFGGWHRDYRAEALAPVQTRLGYYASSRRARAILGQPASTVDVRRTILDGGVLLISTAQGQAGRDVAALVGASLLNLVDAVVREQGSLPPERRRGVLVVVDEMQTMPGVDYEGMLSELGKFGASFILASQSLSKLEDLSRGMRDPLLANVGCLAVFQVSGADARQLVWELGKERVTEDDVTSLEVHHCYVRATVGTRRMPAFSMQVRKPEEGDPETAVRIREASLDYTTAVEEVAYRDADAEERIAAYRRGLAGITDKTPEKPAAKQPHAGRTRKGKEADAGEPDKPAARAGSQEREE, translated from the coding sequence ATCAACCTCCTGGACGCCCACGTCTTCGCCGACCGGGACCGCACCGCCGACTCGGTGGTGCGCGTGGCCCGGGGCCTCTGGGAGCAGTGGGGGCCGCGGATGCAGTCCATCCTGGAGCACACGGTCAAGACCCTCCACGAGGCCAACGCCCACCCCGACACCGACGCCCGCGACCAGCACACCATCCTGGACGGCCTCAGACTCCTCTCCGACGCCAAGTTCCGCGGGCAGGTGCTGGCCCGGGTCGACGACCCCTACCTCCTGGACTGGTGGGCACGGGACTTCGGCGGCTGGCACCGGGACTACCGGGCCGAGGCCCTGGCCCCGGTCCAGACCCGCCTGGGCTACTACGCCTCCTCCCGCCGCGCCCGGGCCATCCTGGGGCAGCCCGCCTCCACCGTCGACGTGCGCCGCACCATCCTGGACGGCGGTGTCCTCCTCATCTCCACGGCCCAAGGGCAGGCGGGCCGCGACGTCGCCGCCCTGGTGGGGGCCTCCCTCCTCAACCTGGTGGACGCCGTGGTGCGGGAGCAGGGGAGCCTGCCGCCCGAGCGGCGGCGGGGGGTGCTCGTTGTCGTGGACGAGATGCAGACCATGCCCGGCGTCGACTACGAGGGCATGCTCTCGGAGCTGGGGAAGTTCGGGGCCAGCTTCATCCTCGCCAGCCAGAGCCTGTCCAAGCTGGAGGACCTCTCCCGCGGCATGCGGGACCCCCTCCTGGCCAACGTCGGCTGCCTGGCCGTCTTCCAGGTGTCGGGCGCCGACGCCCGGCAGCTGGTCTGGGAGCTGGGGAAGGAACGGGTCACCGAGGACGACGTCACCTCCCTGGAGGTCCACCACTGCTACGTGCGGGCCACGGTGGGGACCCGGCGGATGCCCGCCTTCTCCATGCAGGTGCGGAAGCCCGAAGAGGGCGACCCGGAGACGGCGGTCCGGATCCGGGAGGCATCCCTGGACTACACCACGGCGGTGGAGGAAGTGGCCTACCGGGACGCGGACGCCGAGGAGCGGATCGCCGCCTACCGCCGGGGCCTGGCGGGGATCACCGACAAGACCCCCGAGAAACCGGCCGCGAAACAGCCCCACGCGGGCCGAACCCGCAAGGGCAAGGAGGCCGACGCCGGCGAGCCCGACAAGCCGGCGGCACGGGCCGGCAGCCAGGAGCGGGAGGAATGA